Within the Deltaproteobacteria bacterium genome, the region CGCCGCCGAACAGCGCCCATTTCGAATTCGACGCCCACCCGGCCATGAGCAGGCCGACGACCACGAGAGACGTGATCGCGAGCAGGTAGAGCACGCCGACGTTGAGATCCGCGGCGATGAGGTGCGTGCCGAATGGCAGGATGACGAACGCGCCGAACATGCCCGCGAAGACGAAGTACGGAGCGATGCGATAGAGCACGCGGTCCGCGCCCTCCGGAATCAGGTCTTCCTTGAGGAAGCATTTGATGCCGTCGGCGAGCCACTGGAGCGAGCCCTGCGGACCAACGCGGTTCGGTCCGATGCGCGACATGATGCGCCCCGCGATGCGCCGCTCCAGCCAGCTCAACGGTCCCGCGAAGAGCGCGACGAAGGTCACGGAGAGGATCGCCGCGACCAGGATGAAGCCGAGGTCCACGGTCCACCGATGCGCCCACGTCGCGGGATCGAGCCCGAGCACGCCCGCGATGAACCGGTCGGACGCGATGCGCAGCACGTTCATCGGTCCACCTCCGGCGCCACGATGTCGAGCGACCCGATCAGCGCCACGAGATCGGCGATCATGAGTCCGGGCGAGAGCGACTCGACGATCGACATCGCCGTAAACGAGCCCGTGCGGATCTTCATGCGGTACGGTTTGTCGGTGCCGTCGGAAACGACGTAGTTGCCCAGTTCGCCCCGTGCGCCCTCGACCCGCGTGTAGATTTCATTCGCCGCGGGTTTGAGCGCGCGCGTCTTGGTCAGCGTCTCCCCCTCGGGTATTGACGCGCATGCCTGACGCAGGATCTTCACGCTCTCGCGCATTTCGAGTATGCGGCAGTAGAACCGGTCGAAGCTGTCGCCGACCGTCCCCTCGAAGCCGCGCCCGACCACCACGTCGAAATCGAATTGCGAATAGATCGAGTACGGCTCGTCGCGGCGGATGTCGAAATCGACGCCGCTCGCGCGCAGGTTCGGGCCCGCGAGGGCATAAGCGATCGCATGGTCGCGCGAAATCACCGCCACGTTCACAAGACGCTTCATGAAAATCTCGTTCGTCGTGATGAGGCGGTTGAATTCGTCGATCATGATCTCGAAGTGATCGAGCCAACGCAGGATGGTGTCGATGATCGCCGCGTCGATGTCGCGCGACACGCCGCCGAAACGCAGATAGTTGTAGGTCAGGCGCGCGCCGCAGATGCGCTCCATGATGTCGTTGATCTTCTCGCGTTCGCGGATCCAGTGGACGAAGGGCGTGAACGCGCCGAGGTCCATCGCGATCGTGCCGGTGGCGATCAGGTGGCTCGCGATGCGGTTGAGTTCCGACGCGATGACGCGACAGGATTCGCCGCGCGGCGGGACCTCGACCCCCGCGAGCTTTTCGACCGCGAGCGCCCACGCGTGGTTGCCGAAGATCGCGCCGAGATAATCGATGCGGTCGGTGTACGGCATCGTGCCCAGATACGCGTTCATCTCGGCGAGCTTCTCGATGCCCCGATGCAGATAGCCCACGTCGGGGATCACCCGTCGCAGAATCTCGCCGTCGGTTTCGAGCAGGAAGTTGAGCACGCCGTGCGTGGCGGGGTGGTGCGGCCCCATGTTGAGGCGCATGAACCCGACCACTTCGTCGGTCTTCTGCACGTGCATGGCGGGCTGGACGGTCGGGTGGTTCGCCGTCTGTTCGCGGGTGACCGTTTCGCCCACGTCCCGTGACGTCGGAATGCCGTGATAGACCTCGGGGCGTACATAGTTCTTGCGCAGCGGATGGCCGACCCAATCCTCGGGCATGAAGAGCCGTTTGGGATTCGGGTGACCCGTGAATTCGACGCCGAGCAGGTCGAGGATCTCCCGCTCATGCCATTCGGCCGCCGGCCAGATCGCGTGAACCGAGTCGGCGACAGGCCGATCGTGATCGAGCCGAACCTTGACCGTCAGGCCGTGCCGCGCGTCCATCGAGTACAGGTGATAGACCATTTCGAACGCGTCTTTTCGATCCACGCCGGTCAAGTTTCGCAGCGTGTCGAAACGCAGTTCCGGTTCGTCGCGCAAAAACGTCGCCGCGCGCGCCAGTTGCCCGACGGGAATCTCGACGAATGGGTCGAGCGTTTCCGTCCTCAGGACCGCTGTTTGCGGGCCGAAGGCGGCGTCCAGACGTTCGAGGATTTCCGGGGGATTCATGACGACGTCACGCCCCGCGCATCTTGTCGGCCCAATGCTCGGACTTCATTTTCGCCTGCAAATGAATGATGGCGTCGGTGAGCGCCTCGGGACGCGGCGGGCATCCGGGAATGTACAGATCGACGGGGACGATCTTGTCCGCGCCGCAAACGACCGAATAGGACCGCTGGAAGAGTCCACCGCAGTTGGCGCAGCTTCCCATTGCGATGACGTATTTCGGGTCGGCCATTTGCGCCCAGAGCAACCGGACGCGGTCGGCCATTTTGTAGGTCAGCGTGCCGGCGACGATCAGCAGGTCCGACTGGCGGGGGCTTGCCCGGAACACCGCACCGAAGCGGTCGAGGTCCGTCCGCGGCCCGCCGGTCTGCATCAGTTCAATGCCGCAGC harbors:
- a CDS encoding NADH-quinone oxidoreductase subunit B produces the protein MMPGAIATRLDDAVNWFRKSSIWYLLFATACCGIELMQTGGPRTDLDRFGAVFRASPRQSDLLIVAGTLTYKMADRVRLLWAQMADPKYVIAMGSCANCGGLFQRSYSVVCGADKIVPVDLYIPGCPPRPEALTDAIIHLQAKMKSEHWADKMRGA
- a CDS encoding NADH-quinone oxidoreductase subunit D; amino-acid sequence: MNPPEILERLDAAFGPQTAVLRTETLDPFVEIPVGQLARAATFLRDEPELRFDTLRNLTGVDRKDAFEMVYHLYSMDARHGLTVKVRLDHDRPVADSVHAIWPAAEWHEREILDLLGVEFTGHPNPKRLFMPEDWVGHPLRKNYVRPEVYHGIPTSRDVGETVTREQTANHPTVQPAMHVQKTDEVVGFMRLNMGPHHPATHGVLNFLLETDGEILRRVIPDVGYLHRGIEKLAEMNAYLGTMPYTDRIDYLGAIFGNHAWALAVEKLAGVEVPPRGESCRVIASELNRIASHLIATGTIAMDLGAFTPFVHWIREREKINDIMERICGARLTYNYLRFGGVSRDIDAAIIDTILRWLDHFEIMIDEFNRLITTNEIFMKRLVNVAVISRDHAIAYALAGPNLRASGVDFDIRRDEPYSIYSQFDFDVVVGRGFEGTVGDSFDRFYCRILEMRESVKILRQACASIPEGETLTKTRALKPAANEIYTRVEGARGELGNYVVSDGTDKPYRMKIRTGSFTAMSIVESLSPGLMIADLVALIGSLDIVAPEVDR